From the Halalkalicoccus sp. CGA53 genome, one window contains:
- a CDS encoding HIT family protein: protein MEQVFAPWRIEWIEREEQNPGIEECVFCELPGRGADRESRIVARSEHSFVLLNNAPYNPGHVMVIPYRHTGEYTDLGEEELLDHARLTQRTIEAFDRAFAPDGVNTGCNLGRSAGGSIRDHLHTHVVPRWEGDTNFMPVIGETKVIVEGLSETYDRLHEAFAAADGATVTDRDRAVRFG, encoded by the coding sequence ATGGAGCAGGTGTTCGCCCCGTGGCGGATCGAGTGGATCGAACGCGAGGAGCAGAACCCGGGGATCGAGGAGTGTGTCTTCTGCGAGCTCCCGGGACGGGGGGCCGATCGCGAGAGTCGGATCGTCGCGCGGAGCGAGCACTCGTTCGTCCTGCTGAACAACGCCCCCTACAACCCCGGGCACGTGATGGTGATCCCGTACCGCCACACAGGGGAGTACACCGACCTGGGAGAGGAGGAGCTGCTCGATCACGCACGGCTGACACAGCGGACGATCGAGGCGTTCGACAGGGCGTTCGCCCCCGACGGCGTGAACACCGGCTGTAACCTCGGTCGGAGCGCGGGCGGGTCGATCCGGGACCACCTCCACACCCACGTCGTTCCGCGCTGGGAGGGGGATACGAACTTCATGCCGGTCATCGGTGAGACGAAGGTGATCGTCGAGGGGCTCTCCGAGACCTACGACCGACTCCACGAGGCGTTCGCCGCGGCCGACGGCGCGACGGTCACCGACCGCGACCGAGCCGTTCGGTTCGGGTGA
- a CDS encoding helix-turn-helix transcriptional regulator codes for MIGWLRTILARDHRASGRTDRRPTTETADEAMLITDDEIVVQLLLDNDGVMWQSSIVEETDWSKAKVSRLLTGLDDDGRVRKLPRGRRNVICHESVEMPAERAGGQNLRQRS; via the coding sequence ATGATAGGATGGTTACGGACGATCCTCGCCCGGGATCACCGGGCGAGCGGACGCACTGACCGGCGGCCGACGACGGAGACGGCCGACGAAGCGATGCTGATCACCGACGACGAGATCGTCGTCCAGCTGCTGCTCGACAACGACGGCGTGATGTGGCAGTCCTCGATCGTCGAGGAGACCGACTGGTCGAAGGCGAAGGTGAGCCGGCTGCTCACCGGTCTGGACGACGACGGGCGGGTACGAAAACTCCCCCGTGGACGGCGCAACGTCATCTGCCACGAGTCCGTCGAGATGCCCGCAGAGCGGGCTGGCGGCCAGAACCTCAGACAGCGGAGCTGA
- a CDS encoding tRNA (N(6)-L-threonylcarbamoyladenosine(37)-C(2))-methylthiotransferase — MARYHIETYGCTANRGESREIERRLRDAGSYPVPSPEEADVSILNTCTVVEKTETNMLRRAGELEDESADLIVTGCMALAQGEAFANAGIDAEVLHWDAVPQAVLGGECPTTTPDTEPVLDGVIGILPIARGCMSDCSYCITKRATGKIDSPPIEENVEKARALVHAGAREIRVTGQDTGVYGWDTGERKLHTLLEEICAIDGEFRVRVGMANPKGVHGIREELAEVFAREEKLYDFLHIPVQSGSNAVLGDMRRQHRVREFREVVETFDVRVRDWTLSTDFIVGFPSEGEADHEASMDLLREVRPEKINVTRFSKRPGTDAAAMKGLGGTVKKERSREMSALKREIVAEVYEGLVGQVREVLAVEPGTGDSVKCRDSAYRQVIVREASEYGVEPGEFLTVEVTSAEPMYAFGIPSER, encoded by the coding sequence GATCGAGCGGCGGCTTCGCGACGCCGGGTCGTATCCCGTACCGAGCCCCGAGGAGGCCGACGTCTCGATCCTGAACACCTGCACGGTCGTCGAGAAGACGGAGACGAACATGCTCCGCCGGGCGGGCGAGCTAGAGGACGAAAGCGCCGACCTGATCGTCACCGGCTGTATGGCGCTCGCGCAGGGCGAGGCGTTCGCGAACGCCGGGATCGACGCCGAGGTGCTCCACTGGGACGCGGTGCCGCAGGCGGTGCTCGGTGGGGAGTGTCCGACGACGACGCCCGATACCGAACCGGTACTCGACGGCGTGATCGGTATCCTCCCGATCGCCCGTGGCTGTATGTCCGACTGTTCGTACTGCATCACGAAGCGAGCGACCGGGAAGATCGACTCGCCCCCGATCGAGGAGAACGTCGAGAAGGCGCGCGCGCTCGTCCACGCCGGGGCGCGCGAGATCCGCGTGACCGGTCAGGACACGGGCGTCTACGGCTGGGACACGGGCGAGCGGAAGCTGCACACGCTGTTGGAGGAGATCTGTGCGATCGACGGCGAGTTCCGGGTTCGAGTGGGGATGGCGAACCCGAAGGGTGTTCACGGTATCCGCGAGGAGCTCGCCGAGGTGTTCGCACGCGAGGAGAAGCTCTACGACTTCCTGCACATCCCGGTCCAGAGCGGGTCGAACGCGGTTCTCGGGGACATGCGCCGCCAGCACCGGGTCCGGGAGTTTCGCGAGGTGGTCGAGACGTTCGATGTTCGGGTGAGAGACTGGACGCTCTCGACGGACTTCATCGTCGGCTTTCCGAGCGAGGGCGAGGCGGACCACGAAGCGAGCATGGACCTCCTACGTGAGGTCCGACCAGAGAAGATCAACGTCACCCGCTTCTCGAAGCGGCCGGGAACCGACGCTGCGGCGATGAAGGGACTCGGCGGGACGGTGAAGAAAGAGCGCTCGCGGGAGATGAGCGCGCTCAAGCGCGAGATCGTCGCCGAGGTCTACGAGGGGCTCGTCGGGCAGGTCCGGGAGGTGCTCGCGGTCGAACCGGGTACCGGGGACTCGGTGAAGTGTCGGGATTCGGCGTACCGGCAGGTGATCGTCCGGGAGGCGTCCGAGTACGGCGTCGAACCCGGTGAGTTCCTCACCGTCGAGGTGACGAGCGCGGAGCCGATGTACGCCTTCGGGATCCCGAGCGAGCGCTGA